From Synergistaceae bacterium, the proteins below share one genomic window:
- a CDS encoding NAD-dependent epimerase/dehydratase family protein: MKVLVTGAAGFIGFHTVLRLLQRGDEVVSIDNINDYYDVRLKYGRLKECGINPDDAARWGNEVASELFPAYRFIRLDITDRQGIADLFEREKFHRVVHLAAQAGVRYSLVNPHAYIDSNICGTLNILEGCIHNAVEHLVYASSSSVYGLNETMPFGTSDSVDHPVSLYAATKKSNELMAHSYSKLYNLPTTGLRFFTVYGPWSRPDMALFLFTSAILEGRPIDVFNNGDMSRDFTYVDDIVEGVLRVLDSPATWADTVDLERTFGYRPATPVKEGIRRFVEWHRLLWDRVGVPRLC, from the coding sequence GGCTTCATCGGCTTTCACACCGTCCTTCGTCTGCTTCAGCGGGGGGACGAGGTCGTCAGCATCGATAATATAAACGACTATTACGACGTCCGCCTTAAATACGGACGGCTGAAGGAATGCGGAATCAACCCGGATGATGCGGCGCGGTGGGGCAACGAAGTCGCAAGCGAGCTCTTCCCGGCATACCGCTTCATCCGCCTCGACATAACCGACCGCCAAGGAATCGCCGACCTCTTCGAGCGCGAGAAGTTCCACCGAGTCGTCCACCTGGCCGCACAGGCCGGGGTGCGCTACAGCCTCGTCAACCCGCACGCCTACATCGACTCCAACATATGCGGAACTCTCAACATCCTCGAAGGTTGCATACACAACGCCGTCGAACACCTCGTCTACGCCTCCAGCTCGTCAGTCTACGGTCTCAACGAGACCATGCCCTTCGGCACAAGCGACAGCGTGGACCACCCGGTCAGCCTCTACGCCGCCACCAAGAAGAGCAACGAGCTGATGGCCCACAGCTACAGCAAGCTATATAACCTCCCCACCACCGGTCTGCGCTTCTTCACAGTCTACGGCCCCTGGAGCCGCCCCGACATGGCGCTCTTCCTGTTTACCTCCGCCATTCTCGAAGGCAGACCCATCGACGTCTTCAACAACGGCGACATGAGCCGCGACTTCACCTACGTGGACGACATAGTTGAGGGAGTCCTCCGCGTGCTGGATAGCCCCGCCACCTGGGCCGACACCGTCGACCTTGAGCGAACCTTCGGCTACAGGCCCGCGACTCCGGTAAAGGAGGGGATAAGGCGGTTTGTAGAATGGCACAGGCTTTTATGGGACAGAGTTGGGGTTCCGAGGTTGTGCTGA
- a CDS encoding glycosyltransferase family 2 protein: protein MESSTPFFSAVIPVYNKGPHVARAIRSVLAQTWQNYELLLINDASTDESLEEMQKYTDPRIRILHRDTPGPGGYAARNLGIREAKAEWVAFLDADDEWYPEHLERMKELIQAYSHVKFFSCGWETSMEGRKKQDSYYQNNMHRGQHEINCEDYLRLSIKGGRPAWTGVTVISKTIPFAPTLFPEDKQAKRGGDLHAWLKLICSLKIMAWSPHIGAVYHRDCVNMVTKTAPESYHLMTKDVYNGFVPTLNIKEANLLKIHLNKRLISSWVGCIMRHDKSFFLPLKLFWRGNMLFALKWSLLVFIPHSLLRFLYRMRSKYLNRDP from the coding sequence ATGGAAAGTTCAACACCTTTTTTTTCCGCTGTCATACCCGTTTACAATAAGGGGCCTCATGTGGCGAGGGCCATCAGGTCCGTCTTGGCGCAAACGTGGCAGAATTATGAGCTGTTGTTGATAAACGACGCCTCCACGGACGAAAGCCTTGAGGAGATGCAAAAGTACACCGATCCTCGAATCAGAATCCTCCACCGCGACACCCCCGGTCCCGGCGGCTACGCCGCTAGAAACCTAGGCATCAGGGAGGCGAAGGCGGAGTGGGTGGCATTCCTAGACGCCGACGACGAGTGGTACCCGGAACATCTGGAGAGGATGAAAGAGCTGATCCAAGCCTATTCTCATGTAAAGTTTTTCAGCTGCGGCTGGGAAACGAGCATGGAGGGTAGAAAGAAGCAAGACTCGTATTATCAAAATAATATGCACAGAGGGCAGCACGAAATCAACTGCGAGGACTACCTGCGCCTATCCATCAAAGGAGGAAGGCCGGCCTGGACTGGTGTAACAGTAATATCAAAGACTATACCCTTTGCGCCAACGCTGTTTCCAGAGGACAAGCAGGCGAAGCGCGGCGGAGATCTTCACGCTTGGCTGAAGCTGATCTGTTCATTAAAAATCATGGCGTGGAGTCCGCATATCGGGGCGGTGTATCATAGGGATTGTGTAAATATGGTCACAAAAACAGCACCGGAAAGCTATCACTTAATGACTAAAGATGTTTATAATGGGTTTGTTCCTACTCTAAATATTAAAGAAGCAAATCTCCTTAAAATTCACTTGAACAAAAGACTTATCAGTTCTTGGGTTGGGTGTATCATGAGACACGACAAATCATTTTTCCTTCCTTTGAAACTATTTTGGCGTGGAAATATGCTTTTTGCACTCAAATGGTCATTACTAGTTTTCATTCCACATTCGCTGCTCAGGTTTCTTTATAGGATGCGTTCGAAATATCTGAATAGGGATCCTTGA
- a CDS encoding ATP-binding protein — protein sequence MLNEPTLDKLHEMRLRGMADAFRQQLRNASMSGLSFEERFGMLVEAEYSRRRDSLMDRLFAKAGLKIGDACMEGIEYHPDRKLDRELLSSLATCSYIRERRDVILVGATGAGKTYIACALGNAACRNYNTVRYKRLPELLTDLSIARGDGTIKKLLNQYKKKISLLILDEWMLTPLGGSAALDLLEIIEARHQNASTIFVSQCGPAGWHEQIDDGRVADAILDRIVHNAYEIVIDGEDSMRWRKSFKRKASKKL from the coding sequence ATGCTTAACGAGCCCACGCTGGACAAACTGCACGAGATGAGGCTGCGCGGCATGGCCGACGCCTTCAGGCAGCAGCTCCGCAACGCGTCGATGAGCGGGCTCTCCTTCGAGGAGCGCTTCGGGATGCTGGTGGAGGCCGAATACTCCAGGAGGCGGGACTCTCTCATGGACCGCCTCTTCGCGAAAGCCGGACTGAAAATAGGGGACGCGTGCATGGAGGGCATCGAATACCACCCGGACAGAAAGCTCGACAGAGAGCTTCTCTCCTCCCTTGCGACCTGCTCGTACATAAGAGAACGCCGAGATGTCATTCTGGTCGGCGCCACCGGCGCGGGAAAGACCTACATCGCCTGCGCCCTCGGCAACGCCGCATGCCGGAATTATAACACCGTCAGGTACAAGCGGCTCCCCGAACTTCTGACGGACCTGTCGATAGCCAGAGGGGACGGTACCATCAAGAAGCTGCTGAACCAGTACAAGAAGAAGATTTCGCTTCTCATACTCGACGAATGGATGCTGACGCCTCTGGGCGGCTCCGCCGCCCTTGACCTTCTTGAGATAATCGAGGCCAGACACCAGAACGCCTCCACGATATTCGTGTCGCAGTGCGGTCCGGCCGGATGGCACGAGCAGATCGACGACGGCAGAGTCGCCGACGCCATTCTCGACAGGATAGTCCACAACGCCTACGAGATCGTCATCGACGGGGAGGACTCCATGAGGTGGAGGAAGAGCTTCAAGCGCAAAGCCTCAAAGAAGCTGTAG